The Aphelocoma coerulescens isolate FSJ_1873_10779 chromosome Z unlocalized genomic scaffold, UR_Acoe_1.0 ChrZ, whole genome shotgun sequence DNA window GTTAAATGTCATAACTGGGATGGGACCCAAAGCAGTAGCCAAATACAAACACAAGCCCTGCTGACAGAGCTGGCAGGTGCCGGAAGCCAGACTGACTGGCATTCTGGGCCACAAAGCTCCTTCATACACCACTGACCACGGCAGATGCACATGGGTTTATGGAAATATTACTCAGGCGCCTTCCCAGATTACCTTGATAGTGCAAGGGGCCTACGTCCAACTCCAGAATCAAATTATTACTATTGTCTCTTATGGCTTGGAACTTGTGAATCTCACCAGTGACTTGCAAAGACTTAAAATCAAACCCAAGACTCCTCATGATGTTGGTATTTTTTGAACATGTATTTGCATATTTTAGGAATATTCTCTCTAAGAGTCTGGCGTATGTAGTGATGTGTACACTCTGCAAAAATATTGACCAAAAAATGATCTCCAGAGCTGCATTATTTACTAACATATACCCGAAGAAATCCTGAAATAAATGCTCTGGGAGCACTGTGGCTCGGTGTGTTTGAACACAGTCTCCGTACAGAGTTCTCCAATGTCCTGACACAGTAAGATGGCAAAATGCAAACCATTAAATATACAGCATGTTAAGCAAAGAAAACCTGCCATCACTGCAATGCAGATTCCACTGGCACTCCTGCCAGCCCACTACAATAGTGTTCAGCATGGGTACATTTACTGCTCTACTGCAATGCTCTGCCCGAGTTCAGCTAACTACAGGGATTTCAAACTGGCACCTGCTCAGAGCCTTTGGGACACGGTAAGGCTGTATTCAGACACACAGAAATACTCGCTTTGAAATGCCAAACACTTGGCCTTAATTGACCAAACAGTGGCCAGAAGTGAGGGACTCACAGCCTCAGGCTGACCAGAACTGTTTTGGGGTGTTAACTTTGTCTTAAGTTCAGCTAAAAGGCAAAACCCTCTGACCAGCCGTAAGTGGCACATTTACTGGGCTCAATACCATTCCCCAAATCTCTGTTTGGCTGTTCCTGTATTAACAGGCTGCAATACAATACTGGAGAATCTGGAACATTATTTGATTATGCAAGAAAACAGCAAACCAGAACTTCTTATTCCAGTAACAGAAACATTTGGAGGTTTCACAGTCCTTCCAAAGCCTTTGGCTTGTAGGACTTCTGAAGGAAACCGGGATGTGGTAACACAAAAGAGCCACACAACATTCCAGCCCCAGCTCAGTGATTGTCCTGATTTTGCAGCAAGCTGCCAGACTCATGTGCTGACCCAACATGCCAATAATGCTCTTAGTTAAGGCCCCTGCTCTGCTATTTCAATGAGTACAGAAGATGTTTAATTGTAACTGATTACAGTAGAACAAGAAGCATCTACTGTGAAATTCTGACATTCAGCATGTTTGCTTACCATTTTATTTTGGGCTTAAGGTGGCATTAACTTCCAGTTCTCTCATTCCAACCCAcaccaaaataaaacacagtttGTGAAAATCATCACCTGCCTGCATTTAAAGTcaaagtttcagaaaaaaaaaaagggttagaAGGAAAAATGGTGGAGGTGGAAAATAAAGATACACAAGAACGCTGAGTATGAAGGGAAATGAGCTATGCAGTTTCCATGGGAGCAATATACTCCTTTCTGTAACTAAAGAGAAATATTAACATTCATTAGCCCAGATTTGCTGCCTTATCCCCCCAGCAAGTAGACGAGGGTTTTGTTCAGCCAGAAAACCTGTCAGTGAGTCAGGGTTAATATTCCTTTAGGTTAATATTCCTTTAAAAGGAATATTAATCGCAATAAAACATTATAGAAAGGTAACAACTTTATAGGGAATGTATTTTCATTGCTAGGATTGTTCTAccattgtttattttaaacaaaacattCTACTTCCATAACAGGAGTATAAGAGCAGCTACTTACTCACTGAAAACACAAAACTAtacattttccatttcaggAGCAATTACATGGGCACTAGAAAGAAGAGTAAGCTGCAAATAACCTTTTTTCCTATTACTTGTTTGCAAACTCTGTTTACTTttattcttccttccttccttccaaagaaaaaaataccaatCTCATCTAACTTCCCTGTCCTCTTCCCCCTACAGTAATGGCAGTTTTACAGCAAAAAGCCAGTGCCAAGCACTAAGAAGGAAAACAAGTCAGAGTATTTCTCATCCAAGCTTCTCAAAAGGTAACATCTAAAGAAAAAGTAGCAAAATACTTAGTAATAAATGCCTCTACATAGTTCTTTCTCCAGGAAATACTATCCCTACAGGACGCAACCAAACACCCTGTAAAAAACCAGCTGCTGCTTGTCATATGAAAAGGACTACAAAAAGtgattaattaatatttaaaaggaTATTTCAACAAAGAACATTTAAAACTATATTTATTAAGAGTGTTCTTTTCAAATGGAAGAACATGAACATAGCTTCTTTTCCTCCAGTGCTTtgcactgtttttttttaaatctgcagCTCTTAAAGCAGAGCAAGTTTCCATGAGAAGACACAAACACCCTGACAGGCAGCAGGCAatgccagctgctcctgcaactCCAGGGGCTGTCCTCCTTGAACAGCAGTACCTGGGAACCCACACTTCTCTCTCCACCTCcttgcagctcccttctgacaTTCTGTGAACATCACAATTGCTTTTCTTTAGTGAATCACCAGGAAAAACAGTACCTAACAGGACATGTATGGAGAGCAAACTCAGCAGCAACAGGGAAAAAGCACCAGacagagggagaaagggaagggcaAAAGGTTTAGTTTACCTGGCCATAAAGACAAAaatccccccaccccaaaagtgAGGACATCACTTTATCtttgttctctttctttttctatttgtaTTTTAGCCTCATCTTCCCCAACCTATTCTTTGTCTCTCATCCAATTGCTTTGTCTTGGGGCCTTCTTACTTGCTTGATTTTCCCGTACCAAAACCAAAAGTTTTTGCAAGGACTACTGCATCTTAGATGGAATGCTACCTAATGGGCTTATTATGCACCAGCAAATCAGTTAGCTAAAAACCCTACGTAGCTCAATCTGGTACagattatatttatatttttatattaatttatatttatatataaaatatatactcATGGTCAGCCATTAGACCCTGTTCAGAACTGCAGCAACATCTATGGATGAACATGTTCTGCTGAAGGAAACTCCCTTAGGTAGGCACACCTGTAGTATCTTACAAAGAAAAATTCACTTGCATGGTATTCCACTGGGAATCCAGGCTATTTCAGTCTAACTGCTAGCCAGTTAAAGGGAGGAGCTAAGGCAGAGCCACACAGTCAAGGTTATTTCCACGTGCAAATCTCTTTACATTACCACCTGTAGTGGTAGGTGCAGTGGAGCTGCTTCGTGGTACAGAATAAGTCCTGTGTGTAGTGAATAGAACCTGACAGGAACCTGCCTGTGCTCCTAGGACTAGTGCATTTTTTCCTAACTGCAGGACTTAAAAATCTTTAGCCTGTTCACTGTTGTCTGATTCCCAGGAACATTCCCGGGGCACTCCTGTCTTGAGCATGCTTGCAGGTTTTCAGCTTCCCCCCGCAGCAGGAAGCTGGAGCACCAAGCTCACCTGAATGCTTTGAAACACACCAGAATCCCTTTTAATTGGCACACCCCAACAGAGATCCAACCATATAATTCAATTAACCACCTTCACTCTTCCAGGATTATAAAATACATCGCACACTGATTAATATTAAGTTTTATTGAATGACGTATTTCTTTCAGGTCAGGCCACATACATTGGTAAAGAATTTTCAAATGGTTTTTAAGTTGAACTCATTAGCACTtgtaagaggaaaagaaacccaACCAACTAAACCAATggtcacacagaaaggaaggtGTGCCAGTGAGAACAGCACTTTGcgctttctgaggaagagctgaGGCAAACAGCAGGCATTCCTGTCAGTAGTCAGTGTGCCATTTGTCACTGCCTGAGTCCCTCCCTGCACATGAGGGGAATGCCTTGATCACTTAGGGCACTTGATGAAAACTCTAAAACCTGAAGACCAATCGAGAATGAATCACTTGAAGCTATCATTCAGGTTGAATAGACGGGCTGTTAATGAGGGTGCCAATTAAGTGGATTCCACGGGCTAGTCAAAttccaaagcacagaaagaagcattaaaatattaatagtaAAACCCattattattttctgtattataATGTTCAGCTGTAAGAAAGCTAATGCTAAATTTTAGCAAAACTATACAGTGTCAATTTCAGACTTCACGGCCTAAAAAGATTCTAAGAAAAGTCTTATTTATGTTGCATATGTTGACATTCACTATATAAGTGCTTGCAAGACTTTTTGTGGTTTTCGTTTATCATTTTAATCACAGAGGTTCAGATAATTAACAGCTAAATGAAAGTAAAAACATATCCAAAGTCTCCTAGGCTTATAGATGAAACATTGGAATGTAAACATAGGATACTCTACTTGTCCACTTGTGTCTGCGGCCTGCTGGAAATGAGTTGCAAGAGATGTCTCATCTTGGAAAACTTCATTGCACTCCAAACACTTTAGACTATGTCTACAGAGTTTCGATGGATCTTCGTCTAGCGGCATAGCTGGAATGACAGGAGAGCTCGTGGGGGCCGAGATCACTGTCCCAGTTAAGCCAGACTGGATCTTTGTTACGGAGTGCGtgccagctccccctgggctctGGAGCACGGCCGCAGCAGTATTGCTGGAAGGAGATGCTATCATTTGATCTGCTGGGACTGGTTTTAGGATCAGGTGGGAACACTGCATCACGACGCCTTTCTCCTTGTGCCCACGAGCATGGGACAGGAGACTGCATTTATTGTAGAAAACTAAATTCTTTGTACAATGATTACAAGTCACTTCAATTCGCACACTTCTCCTGTCATAATGCTGGGTCAGGCTCTTCTCGAGAGCAAATGAGTCGCCACACTCCAAACACTTGTAACCTCGCGTTGGTAGCGTGATTCCGGCATTGGCTGGGGGGCTAAGGTTTGGGATGTAAACTGGTACAGGATTGACACTACTCAGCACCTTATTGAACGCTTCCACTACAGAGCTCTGTAGAGATGATACCACCTGCACTCGAGACACTTTTTTTgaaggctgggaggctgctgcagAAATTATTGCCTGCTTGATTTGCTGCTGGGGTTTTGTTAGCACTTGGCGCAGTTCAGAGGTGGTTTGAGCACCCTGAGGCAAAAGGTTAAGGTTGGCAAGATGGACTGTCTTTGGCACAAGTTTGGCACTGGCAAGGCTCGATGCTGGCACCACGACTGTCTGCTGCTGGATGGCATTGGCAGCTTTGATAATGGCGCTGCTGGCACTCTGCACGGATGcggcagagatgacagtggcttTCACTGTGGTGTTGTTAGCCAGCTTCAGATTGATCACTTGGGAACCTGCTGTTTTCACTGCTGAAACGGGCAGGAAGGCAGTAGCCACGGGTTTGATAGTGACCTGTTTAGGGGCAAGTTCTGCAGATCCAACTGCATTGGTAACAACTGAGGACTGCAGAGGAGCtctgggaggagaggagagaacagCAGCGGAAGTTGGTGAGGCCAGGAGAGATGTCATGGAGGTTACCATGGAAGCACTCTGCTCTGGCTTTTTACCAGAGTCCACATCAACTTCTGGCAACACTCTAGTAACAGTTCTCTTGATCTCCCCAGAAGAAGTCTTGATGGTTTTTATGCGAACCTTAGGGATGGCTGGTGTTGACCCTGCGGGAGAAGATGGAGACCCTTTGCTACTGTTCTCACTTGAGACACTTCTGGGACTATCGGGTGGTTTGACAGACGGCTTCTTAGCACCATCAATGAGACTCTGAGACTCAGGAGATTTTTCAACAGCCCGGGGACTTTCACTTATGTCTTTTGGTAATGGAGAAGACTCTCCTGAATTAGACTGTAAATCTTTACTGCTATCTGTAGCTGCCTTTTTAGCACTCAGTGCTGCGATTGCAGCAATGCAGGAAGAAAGCTTTGCTGATGACTTTGCTTTGGACTGGGAAATGCTGGCAAGATTTGTGTCACTTTTTTCAGTACTCAGTTTTCCATCAAGTACCCTGTTTTCAAGAAGCTTCTCAGAATTGTCTTTTTGTAACTTGTCCTCTGTTTTTCGAGTTTTAAAAGGCTCATAGACACCTAAATTCATGGAGTTTGTCTCTGTCTCTCGTTTAGcagctttatttttatctatacTACTTGAAACAGTGATTCCAGATTTAATTAAGTTCTCCCCTCCAAGTGCCTTTAGTTTGTCATATTCCTGCTGAGATAGAGATCCTGCCAAGACATTTGCTCTGAAATTTGCACGCATCTCCTCTTTATCCGGGGGGTCATCTACCTCTATTCTCTCATCATCATCAAATTCTTCTGCACTTGATATTGGGCTGAACTGGTTGAAAGCTGAATCCTTCAGTGTAGTCTCAGAAGCTGACCCATCATCTTTAAGTGATTTCCCTTCATCTTTACTGTAACTCTCAAGAGCTGCTGACGTTAGGAAGCCATTGTGCAAGCTGTTGCCTGCGGAATGGTGGCCATCCTTATCCACACCTTCGGAAGAATCAATAGTACGCACATTTTTCACGATGACGCTCACCCCAACATCAGATGATGATGGGACATGGGAATCTTCATCTGCATGAGCATTTTGTTTTATGTGGCTTTCGTGGTCATCATGTCCAGATTCAATAGCTGCTTTGGGATCTACCATGTCTGGTATGTCAAAGGCTGCAAGAAGGTCATCGAAATCTGGGGTCTTCATATCCCCCATGGCCACGTATTTGATTGTAAGCAAATCTGTAAAATAAGCAGAAAGTCATCACTTTAAGCTCTAGTAGCACAGTCTTATACAAAACAAGCGTTTGCTCATATCTGCCACGCAAAAAGGTGTTATTTCACTTCTGAATCAATATTTTCAGAGATTATACATTACAGAACAGTGTTCCAGTCCAAGCGTACAGTTTAATTACTACACCAAGAACTATAGTAATTCATATACTCCACAGATGGTAACCTGGCAATTTCATTCTGGGCCCAAACTGCAGTgacttttttcctgttccctctcCTACATTCCCCTCCTATCCACACAGACTGCAAAATGGACATTCATGAAAATAACATGAGACACTTGTAATTTCTCCCAAGTCTTGACTTTCCTTAACAGTTGCACTATTAATCTGAGCAGTCGTCTTGAAAATAATAAAGTATAAAGTAATAAACATCTGTAAGACTTAAGTATTCATCAACACTGGCTACCTGGAAGTCACTCTGGACTATGAGAAGGCAACTGAGGAAAATTTTTCAAGGATACTGgaataaacacacacatttcACACAACAGCTTCAAATAAATATAGAAGAGTTTTGCAAATTGTTTACGCAGTTCACTTAATGGTTTTGGGCCCTTTGTCTAACTGATGAAGTCCTTAATACAAAAATAGATGTACACATAGTATCAAAATCACAAAGCAAGTTTCCATGAGGATTAAATGGAAAAGATTGCAGATACCGGAGCATATCAAATCCATGTAAAACCACAGAAAGCTTTGACACAGTTTCTCATAATCAGGGATACTAATTAGTTGCATTCT harbors:
- the ZNF532 gene encoding zinc finger protein 532 isoform X1, which produces MGDMKTPDFDDLLAAFDIPDMVDPKAAIESGHDDHESHIKQNAHADEDSHVPSSSDVGVSVIVKNVRTIDSSEGVDKDGHHSAGNSLHNGFLTSAALESYSKDEGKSLKDDGSASETTLKDSAFNQFSPISSAEEFDDDERIEVDDPPDKEEMRANFRANVLAGSLSQQEYDKLKALGGENLIKSGITVSSSIDKNKAAKRETETNSMNLGVYEPFKTRKTEDKLQKDNSEKLLENRVLDGKLSTEKSDTNLASISQSKAKSSAKLSSCIAAIAALSAKKAATDSSKDLQSNSGESSPLPKDISESPRAVEKSPESQSLIDGAKKPSVKPPDSPRSVSSENSSKGSPSSPAGSTPAIPKVRIKTIKTSSGEIKRTVTRVLPEVDVDSGKKPEQSASMVTSMTSLLASPTSAAVLSSPPRAPLQSSVVTNAVGSAELAPKQVTIKPVATAFLPVSAVKTAGSQVINLKLANNTTVKATVISAASVQSASSAIIKAANAIQQQTVVVPASSLASAKLVPKTVHLANLNLLPQGAQTTSELRQVLTKPQQQIKQAIISAAASQPSKKVSRVQVVSSLQSSVVEAFNKVLSSVNPVPVYIPNLSPPANAGITLPTRGYKCLECGDSFALEKSLTQHYDRRSVRIEVTCNHCTKNLVFYNKCSLLSHARGHKEKGVVMQCSHLILKPVPADQMIASPSSNTAAAVLQSPGGAGTHSVTKIQSGLTGTVISAPTSSPVIPAMPLDEDPSKLCRHSLKCLECNEVFQDETSLATHFQQAADTSGQKTCNICQMLLPNQCSFASHQRIHQHKSPYTCPECGAICRSVHFQTHVTKNCLHYTRRVGFRCVHCNVVYSDVAALKSHIQGCHCEVFYKCPICPMAFKSAPSTHSHAYTQHPGIKIGEPKIIYKCSMCDTVFTLQPLLYRHFDQHIENQKVSVFKCPDCSLLYAQKQLMMDHIKSMHGTLKSVEGPPNLGINLPLSTKPTTQNSASHNKEDTKSVNGTEKLEKKSPSPIKKAEPKKVASPGWTCWECDRLFTQRDVYISHMRKEHGKQMKKHPCRQCDKSFSSSHSLCRHNRIKHKGIRKVYTCSHCPDSRRTFTKRLMLEKHIQLMHGIKDPDVKEMTESTNMEETEVKEDTKVPSPKRKLEEPVMEFRPPRGAITQPLKKLKINVFKVHKCAVCGFTTENLLQFHEHIPQHKSDGSSYQCRECGLCYTSHVSLSRHLFIVHKLKEPQPVSKQNGSGEDNQQENKPSHEDDSSDSAASDRRCKVCAKTFETEAALNTHMRTHGMAFIKSKRMSSAEK
- the ZNF532 gene encoding zinc finger protein 532 isoform X2, which gives rise to MGDMKTPDFDDLLAAFDIPDMVDPKAAIESGHDDHESHIKQNAHADEDSHVPSSSDVGVSVIVKNVRTIDSSEGVDKDGHHSAGNSLHNGFLTSAALESYSKDEGKSLKDDGSASETTLKDSAFNQFSPISSAEEFDDDERIEVDDPPDKEEMRANFRANVLAGSLSQQEYDKLKALGGENLIKSGITVSSSIDKNKAAKRETETNSMNLGVYEPFKTRKTEDKLQKDNSEKLLENRVLDGKLSTEKSDTNLASISQSKAKSSAKLSSCIAAIAALSAKKAATDSSKDLQSNSGESSPLPKDISESPRAVEKSPESQSLIDGAKKPSVKPPDSPRSVSSENSSKGSPSSPAGSTPAIPKVRIKTIKTSSGEIKRTVTRVLPEVDVDSGKKPEQSASMVTSMTSLLASPTSAAVLSSPPRAPLQSSVVTNAVGSAELAPKQVTIKPVATAFLPVSAVKTAGSQVINLKLANNTTVKATVISAASVQSASSAIIKAANAIQQQTVVVPASSLASAKLVPKTVHLANLNLLPQGAQTTSELRQVLTKPQQQIKQAIISAAASQPSKKVSRVQVVSSLQSSVVEAFNKVLSSVNPVPVYIPNLSPPANAGITLPTRGYKCLECGDSFALEKSLTQHYDRRSVRIEVTCNHCTKNLVFYNKCSLLSHARGHKEKGVVMQCSHLILKPVPADQMIASPSSNTAAAVLQSPGGAGTHSVTKIQSGLTGTVISAPTSSPVIPAMPLDEDPSKLCRHSLKCLECNEVFQDETSLATHFQQAADTSGQKTCNICQMLLPNQCSFASHQRIHQHKSPYTCPECGAICRSVHFQTHVTKNCLHYTRRVGFRIIYKCSMCDTVFTLQPLLYRHFDQHIENQKVSVFKCPDCSLLYAQKQLMMDHIKSMHGTLKSVEGPPNLGINLPLSTKPTTQNSASHNKEDTKSVNGTEKLEKKSPSPIKKAEPKKVASPGWTCWECDRLFTQRDVYISHMRKEHGKQMKKHPCRQCDKSFSSSHSLCRHNRIKHKGIRKVYTCSHCPDSRRTFTKRLMLEKHIQLMHGIKDPDVKEMTESTNMEETEVKEDTKVPSPKRKLEEPVMEFRPPRGAITQPLKKLKINVFKVHKCAVCGFTTENLLQFHEHIPQHKSDGSSYQCRECGLCYTSHVSLSRHLFIVHKLKEPQPVSKQNGSGEDNQQENKPSHEDDSSDSAASDRRCKVCAKTFETEAALNTHMRTHGMAFIKSKRMSSAEK
- the ZNF532 gene encoding zinc finger protein 532 isoform X3 — its product is MRILSSVLRRIDSPKSLERLWILDLLTIKYVAMGDMKTPDFDDLLAAFDIPDMVDPKAAIESGHDDHESHIKQNAHADEDSHVPSSSDVGVSVIVKNVRTIDSSEGVDKDGHHSAGNSLHNGFLTSAALESYSKDEGKSLKDDGSASETTLKDSAFNQFSPISSAEEFDDDERIEVDDPPDKEEMRANFRANVLAGSLSQQEYDKLKALGGENLIKSGITVSSSIDKNKAAKRETETNSMNLGVYEPFKTRKTEDKLQKDNSEKLLENRVLDGKLSTEKSDTNLASISQSKAKSSAKLSSCIAAIAALSAKKAATDSSKDLQSNSGESSPLPKDISESPRAVEKSPESQSLIDGAKKPSVKPPDSPRSVSSENSSKGSPSSPAGSTPAIPKVRIKTIKTSSGEIKRTVTRVLPEVDVDSGKKPEQSASMVTSMTSLLASPTSAAVLSSPPRAPLQSSVVTNAVGSAELAPKQVTIKPVATAFLPVSAVKTAGSQVINLKLANNTTVKATVISAASVQSASSAIIKAANAIQQQTVVVPASSLASAKLVPKTVHLANLNLLPQGAQTTSELRQVLTKPQQQIKQAIISAAASQPSKKVSRVQVVSSLQSSVVEAFNKVLSSVNPVPVYIPNLSPPANAGITLPTRGYKCLECGDSFALEKSLTQHYDRRSVRIEVTCNHCTKNLVFYNKCSLLSHARGHKEKGVVMQCSHLILKPVPADQMIASPSSNTAAAVLQSPGGAGTHSVTKIQSGLTGTVISAPTSSPVIPAMPLDEDPSKLCRHSLKCLECNEVFQDETSLATHFQQAADTSGQKTCNICQMLLPNQCSFASHQRIHQHKSPYTCPECGAICRSVHFQTHVTKNCLHYTRRVGFRCVHCNVVYSDVAALKSHIQGCHCEVFYKCPICPMAFKSAPSTHSHAYTQHPGIKIGEPKIIYKCSMCDTVFTLQPLLYRHFDQHIENQKVSVFKCPDCSLLYAQKQLMMDHIKSMHGTLKSVEGPPNLGINLPLSTKPTTQNSASHNKEDTKSVNGTEKLEKKSPSPIKKAEPKKVASPGWTCWECDRLFTQRDVYISHMRKEHGKQMKKHPCRQCDKSFSSSHSLCRHNRIKHKGIRKVYTCSHCPDSRRTFTKRLMLEKHIQLMHGIKDPDVKEMTESTNMEETEVKEDTKVPSPKRKLEEPVMEFRPPRGAITQPLKKLKINVFKVHKCAVCGFTTENLLQFHEHIPQHKSDGSSYQCRECGLCYTSHVSLSRHLFIVHKLKEPQPVSKQNGSGEDNQQENKPSHEDDSSDSAASDRRCKVCAKTFETEAALNTHMRTHGMAFIKSKRMSSAEK